The following are encoded together in the Chromatiaceae bacterium genome:
- a CDS encoding type II toxin-antitoxin system HicB family antitoxin, whose translation MSEISVPHVEPPYPFEAYAHVVEPLSEADGGGYLITFPDLPGCMSDGESEAEALVNARDAFSAWISARAHAGKPIPKPTRHGESAEPVRLMQRLPRSLHASLVARAKAEGTSLNTLVTMLLAEGLGRREPSSRGRTATMRQGLVR comes from the coding sequence ATGAGTGAAATCAGTGTTCCGCACGTCGAGCCGCCGTATCCATTCGAGGCCTATGCGCATGTGGTCGAGCCGTTGTCCGAGGCGGATGGTGGGGGCTATCTGATTACGTTCCCCGACCTTCCCGGCTGCATGTCCGATGGCGAAAGCGAAGCCGAAGCGCTGGTCAATGCGCGTGACGCCTTCTCGGCGTGGATCTCGGCGCGTGCGCACGCGGGCAAGCCCATTCCGAAGCCGACAAGACATGGAGAATCCGCCGAGCCGGTCCGCCTGATGCAGAGATTGCCGCGCAGTCTGCACGCCAGCCTGGTAGCGCGAGCCAAGGCCGAGGGTACGTCCCTAAACACCTTGGTGACCATGTTGCTGGCCGAGGGATTGGGAAGACGGGAGCCAAGCTCAAGGGGGAGGACCGCGACGATGAGGCAGGGGCTAGTGCGATAG
- a CDS encoding Uma2 family endonuclease yields MGQAMRKHRYDEGEYLASESHSPVKREFVAGEVYAMAGATARHNRISLNVATRLDAATRGTPCEVFMADMKVRVAAHRAFYYPDVLLACEPGDDQPLYRTRPCLIVEVLSLSTAGIDEREKWHHYRDIPTLRHYLLIDSESRQVRLRTRAGADWLEQTLGEGDTLTLSCGPVRLELGLAEIYDRSGVAAAN; encoded by the coding sequence ATGGGCCAGGCCATGAGGAAGCATCGGTACGACGAGGGCGAGTATCTGGCCAGCGAGAGCCATTCCCCCGTCAAACGGGAATTCGTCGCCGGGGAGGTCTATGCCATGGCCGGGGCGACGGCGCGGCATAACCGCATTTCCCTGAATGTGGCAACCCGACTCGATGCCGCCACCCGTGGCACCCCCTGCGAGGTCTTCATGGCGGACATGAAGGTCAGGGTCGCGGCCCACCGGGCCTTTTATTATCCGGATGTCCTGTTGGCCTGCGAGCCCGGCGACGACCAGCCCCTCTATCGCACTCGCCCCTGCCTCATCGTCGAGGTCCTCTCACTCTCCACCGCCGGCATCGATGAGCGGGAGAAGTGGCACCATTACCGGGATATCCCCACCCTGCGCCATTATCTGCTCATCGACTCCGAGTCCCGCCAGGTGCGCCTGCGCACCCGGGCGGGGGCTGACTGGCTGGAGCAGACCCTGGGCGAGGGGGACACCCTGACCCTCTCCTGTGGCCCGGTGCGGCTGGAGCTGGGGCTCGCCGAGATTTACGACCGCAGCGGTGTGGCAGCAGCAAACTAA
- a CDS encoding ribbon-helix-helix protein, CopG family, with the protein MTATAIRPVAIKIDDDTRARVKRLADVRHRTPHWLMREAITQYVEREEKREAFRQDTLKAWEEYRTTGLHVTADEADAWLAQLEQGKDIEPPECHA; encoded by the coding sequence ATGACTGCTACTGCCATTCGCCCGGTTGCGATCAAGATTGACGATGACACCAGGGCCCGCGTGAAGCGCTTGGCCGATGTTCGCCATCGCACCCCTCACTGGCTGATGCGCGAAGCGATCACCCAGTACGTCGAGCGCGAGGAAAAGCGCGAGGCTTTCCGCCAAGACACGCTCAAGGCGTGGGAAGAGTACCGCACCACTGGACTGCATGTGACCGCCGACGAAGCCGATGCCTGGTTGGCCCAACTCGAACAAGGCAAGGACATCGAGCCGCCAGAATGTCACGCCTGA
- a CDS encoding type II toxin-antitoxin system RelE/ParE family toxin produces the protein MSRLIWSQPALVDVQRLYRFLAVKNMDAARRAIQTLRQGVKVLGYQAGIGRPLEDMPDEFREWILDFGDSGYVTRYRIDADAVTILAVRHQKEVWAA, from the coding sequence ATGTCACGCCTGATCTGGTCACAACCGGCGCTGGTCGATGTGCAGCGCCTCTATCGCTTCCTGGCCGTCAAGAACATGGACGCGGCCAGGCGCGCCATCCAAACTCTGCGGCAAGGGGTGAAAGTTCTTGGATATCAAGCCGGTATCGGCCGTCCCCTTGAGGACATGCCCGACGAGTTCCGGGAGTGGATCCTCGACTTCGGCGACAGCGGCTATGTGACACGCTACCGCATCGACGCGGATGCGGTCACGATTCTCGCTGTGCGCCACCAGAAGGAAGTGTGGGCGGCTTGA
- a CDS encoding DUF4160 domain-containing protein — MPTISQFFGIVIQMFWREHAPAHFHALYGEHEALIDIQTLAVIQGSLPRRALSLTIEWASAHREELMEDWNLCQSKQLPKRIEPLE; from the coding sequence ATGCCTACGATCAGCCAATTCTTTGGGATCGTCATCCAGATGTTCTGGCGGGAGCATGCGCCTGCGCATTTCCACGCGCTGTATGGCGAGCACGAGGCGCTGATCGACATTCAGACGTTGGCGGTCATCCAGGGTAGCCTTCCCAGGCGTGCCCTAAGCCTTACGATCGAATGGGCCTCCGCTCACCGTGAAGAATTGATGGAGGATTGGAATTTATGCCAATCGAAGCAACTGCCGAAACGGATCGAACCGCTGGAATAA
- a CDS encoding DUF2442 domain-containing protein, producing MTPGAPWRIKALTVLPGHRLAVTFQDGTYGVADLSSVLKAPACGIFCALKDAAFFAQARLELGVVTWPNGADLDPAWMYDELAKSKTWSVPL from the coding sequence ATAACGCCGGGTGCTCCCTGGCGGATTAAGGCGCTAACCGTGCTACCGGGTCACCGCCTGGCGGTCACGTTTCAGGATGGAACTTATGGGGTCGCCGACCTCTCGTCGGTATTGAAGGCACCTGCATGCGGAATTTTTTGCGCCTTGAAGGATGCCGCCTTCTTTGCGCAGGCTCGTCTTGAGCTTGGGGTGGTGACCTGGCCAAATGGCGCCGATCTCGACCCGGCTTGGATGTATGACGAGCTAGCGAAATCTAAAACCTGGTCTGTCCCCCTTTAG
- a CDS encoding DUF2442 domain-containing protein → MRIAEVRPQPNGVLSIVAGDGRMGSFDVGPYLGYEAFEDLRDPGELLKVVNGGYFVEWACGADLSADTIEARWQVTGTVG, encoded by the coding sequence ATGAGGATTGCGGAGGTCCGTCCCCAACCGAATGGGGTGTTGTCCATCGTCGCAGGCGATGGTCGCATGGGCAGTTTCGATGTCGGCCCCTATCTGGGCTATGAGGCGTTTGAGGACCTTCGAGACCCCGGCGAATTGTTGAAGGTTGTCAATGGCGGCTATTTTGTCGAATGGGCATGTGGCGCCGATTTGTCCGCGGACACCATTGAGGCACGCTGGCAGGTTACTGGCACGGTCGGGTAG
- a CDS encoding type II toxin-antitoxin system RelE/ParE family toxin, whose product MPTTGHLTRERDGQHAIAVNDQWRICFRFANGDAHEVEITDYH is encoded by the coding sequence GTGCCAACAACGGGGCACTTGACGCGCGAGCGCGACGGCCAACATGCGATCGCGGTGAACGACCAATGGCGTATCTGTTTCAGGTTCGCCAATGGCGATGCCCACGAGGTCGAGATCACGGACTACCACTGA
- a CDS encoding HigA family addiction module antidote protein — protein sequence MSVPNRGEMKRRPTHPGEMLREDFLPDFGLTVAALADALGVSRQTVNELLRGRRALSPEMALRLAQLFGNSAEFWLNVQRAVDLWDASQSLGESLRRIKPLQVA from the coding sequence ATGAGTGTTCCGAATAGGGGTGAGATGAAGCGGCGACCCACGCACCCGGGCGAGATGTTGCGCGAGGACTTTCTCCCCGATTTTGGCCTCACTGTGGCGGCGCTTGCCGACGCGCTGGGTGTTTCCCGCCAGACCGTTAACGAATTGCTAAGGGGGCGTCGGGCACTGAGCCCGGAGATGGCGCTCCGACTGGCCCAACTCTTTGGCAATTCGGCGGAGTTCTGGCTCAACGTTCAGCGGGCCGTGGATCTGTGGGATGCCAGCCAATCGCTCGGCGAGAGCCTACGCCGCATCAAGCCGTTGCAGGTCGCTTAG
- a CDS encoding DUF1566 domain-containing protein has product MRTANLRPRPWVAGLGLCLALGATGAAAVQTCKYDSIPATAPGSRFTDNGDGTVTDKATGLQWKRCSEGQTWSGGTCTGYYTIHIWQGALQLAEGASYAGKSDWRLPNIRELASIVEHACYDPAVDLAVFPNTPSSYFWSSSPYVAYPELAWLVDFVGGGVSYNYKINSYFGRVRLVRGGQ; this is encoded by the coding sequence ATGAGAACTGCCAACCTTCGCCCGCGCCCCTGGGTCGCGGGGCTTGGGCTCTGCCTGGCGCTCGGCGCCACTGGCGCGGCGGCGGTCCAGACCTGCAAGTACGACAGCATCCCCGCCACCGCCCCGGGCAGCCGCTTCACCGACAACGGCGACGGGACTGTGACGGACAAGGCCACAGGGCTCCAGTGGAAGCGGTGCAGCGAGGGCCAGACCTGGTCCGGCGGGACCTGCACCGGCTATTACACCATCCACATCTGGCAGGGGGCCCTGCAGCTTGCCGAGGGGGCGAGCTACGCGGGCAAGAGCGACTGGCGACTGCCCAACATCAGGGAGCTGGCGTCCATCGTCGAACATGCCTGTTATGACCCTGCCGTCGACCTGGCAGTCTTCCCGAACACACCGTCGTCGTACTTTTGGTCTTCCTCGCCCTATGTGGCCTACCCTGAGCTTGCCTGGTTGGTGGATTTCGTCGGGGGCGGTGTATCGTACAACTACAAGATTAATTCCTACTTCGGCCGGGTTCGGTTGGTGCGAGGTGGACAGTGA
- a CDS encoding DUF1566 domain-containing protein, with protein sequence MPTWPLNDTGIDWCANVNTNYLACPVAGYPWQDAEEGRDATQDHDADGHAGFAFTKLDANGGALLAGASDWSCVRDNITGLIWEVKTDDGGLRDKDWSYSWYNPDPAANGGSAGYPDRGNNCYDTTRCDTAKFAADVNQAGLCGASDWRLPTVEELLSIVDYSGYSPAIDSAWFPNTLSSWYWSSSPVAYLDIYAWIVYFDSGTCGYGFYKSDGNPVRLVRGGQASPPPTALLGPSGGPSNPTGSAAEPVNTATGNYYYQHPDLTLPGRGLGLAFTRTYNTQDATVGPFGRGWTHSYQVHLTENADGSVIIRHGDGHETFYDRNLDGTYSSRYPGVHDRLDKQSATSFLLTAKDQTRHAFTNGYLTQLSDRNGNALTFAYDGAGHLTGITDTAGRVVTLSYDANGRLLQLSGPLGRTVQYAYDVNGDLVADTDPAGGIMRYSYNGDRRLIRITNRRGQILIDNVYDGAGRVVAQTNGRGLVTTFAWDSPNPGDTTITNPLGEATIHRHDSQRRLLAEIDPLGHSIQYGYDASNNRIQVTDRNGQVTAYSYDARGNVLTQTDALGGVTTLTYDVGDNPLTRTDALGQVTSYGYDAAGNLLTETDPLGQTTSYGYDAQGQRLSRTDGNSHTTMYAYDAQGNRTAITNPLGQTTHTAYDAAGRPIGVTDANGHATTLAYDGNDRLLTTTDALGHTVALVYDPDGNRTQITDAKGQTSVTVFDANDQVLSVTDPTGAVTASSYDAADQRLTQTDPLGNLTEFGYDAGHRLIAVTDALNQVTSYSYDANGNRLSQTDPLGQIVTSDWDALNRLTRVTDPLGNATAWQYDALGRRMAMTDAQGRITAYDYDALGRLVQVTDPAGNSSYAAYDAVGNRLSVTNPNGQSTGYAYDAADRRLSETNALNQVTAWQYDAVGNPTRRTDAKGQVTQYGYDVVNRLASIHYADATTVAFSQDANGNLTQMVDPLGTTLYRYDARNRLTGHTDPFGNTIGHDYDAAGNRRLLIYPDNKRVGYDYDALNRLASVTDWLGNTTQYGYDAVGNLTGRYNDGAGTEALFDYDAASRLASTLDGRTDTSVIARYDLTLDAVGNRTAIARQDPVAPGYVSQNTLAVYDDADRLTNLGGSPVSHDDNGNLLSQPGGSYQYDGDNRLIVANAQHYAYDGQGHRLAATRSGVITRYVLDLATPLSQVLMERDSAGSAVAYYIHGLGLIARISPSGDARYYHYDANGNTVALSDAGGLLTDAYAYSPFGEPLAQQGSTPNPFRFLGQFGVQQEGNGLNFVRARYYHPATGRFLSKDPVSGKPESGQTLNHYAYALNNPVRFVDVSGLSAKEGSGASNVYGPSDELHSGYLANRTEIALGARNHNNEKDHWLNGRLKELWLKELPLEFVTDYAVSGLEAISPVGGAVVGQMMSIFGIVTTILAETPEIVENWTPVIKDIQEQKKGAQPTTSGGVTWRISQCDARPDWEECTFGP encoded by the coding sequence GTGCCCACCTGGCCGCTCAACGACACCGGCATCGACTGGTGCGCCAACGTCAATACCAATTACCTGGCCTGTCCGGTGGCCGGCTACCCCTGGCAGGATGCTGAGGAGGGCCGCGACGCCACTCAGGACCACGACGCCGACGGCCACGCTGGCTTCGCCTTCACCAAGCTCGACGCCAATGGTGGCGCCCTATTGGCCGGTGCGAGTGACTGGTCCTGTGTGCGCGACAACATTACCGGTCTGATTTGGGAGGTCAAGACCGATGACGGCGGCCTGCGGGACAAGGACTGGAGCTATTCCTGGTACAACCCGGACCCGGCGGCCAATGGCGGGTCTGCGGGTTATCCAGACCGCGGCAATAATTGCTATGACACTACCCGCTGCGACACCGCCAAGTTCGCCGCCGACGTGAACCAGGCGGGTCTGTGCGGCGCCAGCGACTGGCGCCTACCGACTGTAGAGGAATTGCTCTCTATCGTCGATTACAGCGGTTACAGCCCTGCCATTGACAGCGCCTGGTTCCCGAATACGTTGTCCAGTTGGTATTGGTCTTCCTCGCCCGTCGCGTACCTCGACATCTATGCCTGGATCGTGTATTTCGACTCCGGCACTTGCGGGTACGGCTTCTACAAGAGCGACGGCAATCCGGTTCGATTGGTGCGTGGCGGACAGGCTTCGCCGCCACCTACCGCACTTCTCGGCCCCAGCGGCGGCCCCTCGAACCCCACCGGCTCTGCCGCCGAACCGGTCAACACTGCCACCGGCAACTATTACTACCAACACCCCGACCTGACCCTACCGGGGCGCGGTCTGGGTCTCGCCTTCACCCGCACCTACAATACCCAAGACGCCACCGTCGGTCCCTTCGGCCGCGGCTGGACCCACAGCTATCAGGTCCACCTGACCGAGAACGCGGACGGTTCAGTCATCATCCGCCACGGTGACGGCCACGAGACCTTCTATGACCGCAACCTCGATGGTACCTACAGCTCCCGCTATCCCGGCGTCCATGACCGCCTGGACAAACAATCGGCTACAAGCTTCCTGCTCACCGCCAAGGACCAGACCCGCCACGCCTTCACCAACGGCTACCTGACCCAGCTCAGCGACCGCAACGGCAATGCCCTGACCTTCGCCTACGACGGCGCCGGCCATCTGACCGGCATCACCGACACCGCCGGCCGGGTGGTAACCCTGAGCTACGACGCCAACGGCCGCCTGCTGCAACTGAGCGGCCCCCTGGGGCGCACCGTCCAGTACGCCTACGATGTCAACGGCGACCTGGTCGCCGACACCGACCCTGCCGGCGGCATCATGCGCTACAGCTACAACGGCGACCGCCGCCTGATCCGCATCACCAACCGGCGTGGCCAGATTCTGATCGACAACGTCTATGACGGCGCCGGGCGCGTGGTCGCCCAGACCAACGGGCGCGGCCTCGTCACCACCTTCGCCTGGGACAGCCCCAATCCCGGTGACACGACGATTACCAATCCGCTCGGCGAGGCGACGATCCACCGCCACGACAGCCAGCGCCGGCTGCTCGCCGAGATCGATCCCCTCGGCCATAGCATCCAATACGGCTACGACGCCAGCAACAACCGCATCCAGGTCACCGACCGCAACGGCCAGGTCACTGCCTACAGCTATGACGCCCGGGGCAATGTCCTGACCCAGACCGACGCCCTCGGCGGCGTTACCACCCTGACCTACGACGTTGGCGATAATCCCTTGACCCGCACTGACGCCCTGGGCCAGGTCACTAGCTACGGCTACGACGCCGCCGGCAACCTCTTGACCGAGACCGACCCCCTCGGCCAGACCACGAGCTACGGCTACGACGCCCAGGGCCAGCGCCTGAGCCGCACCGACGGCAACAGCCACACGACCATGTACGCCTATGACGCCCAGGGCAACCGCACCGCCATCACCAACCCCCTCGGCCAGACCACCCACACCGCCTACGACGCCGCCGGCCGCCCGATCGGTGTCACCGACGCCAACGGCCACGCCACGACCCTCGCCTACGATGGTAATGACCGGCTGCTGACCACCACCGATGCCCTCGGCCACACCGTCGCCTTGGTTTACGACCCCGACGGCAACCGTACCCAGATCACCGACGCCAAGGGGCAGACCAGCGTCACCGTCTTTGATGCCAACGACCAGGTGCTGAGCGTGACCGACCCAACCGGCGCGGTCACCGCCTCCAGCTATGACGCCGCCGACCAGCGGCTCACCCAGACCGACCCGCTCGGCAACCTGACCGAGTTCGGCTATGACGCCGGCCACCGGCTCATTGCGGTCACCGACGCCCTCAATCAGGTCACCAGTTACAGCTACGATGCCAACGGCAACCGGTTGAGCCAGACCGACCCGCTCGGGCAAATCGTCACCTCGGATTGGGACGCCCTCAACCGCCTCACCCGCGTAACCGACCCCTTGGGCAACGCCACCGCCTGGCAATACGACGCCCTCGGCCGGCGGATGGCCATGACCGATGCCCAAGGCCGCATCACGGCTTATGACTATGACGCCCTCGGCCGGCTGGTGCAGGTCACCGACCCCGCCGGCAACAGTAGCTACGCCGCCTATGACGCCGTCGGCAATCGGCTGAGCGTCACGAACCCCAATGGCCAAAGCACCGGCTACGCCTACGATGCCGCCGACCGGCGCCTCAGCGAGACCAACGCCCTCAACCAGGTCACGGCCTGGCAGTACGACGCCGTCGGCAACCCGACCCGGCGCACCGATGCCAAGGGGCAGGTCACCCAGTACGGCTACGATGTCGTCAACCGATTGGCCAGCATCCACTACGCCGACGCCACGACGGTCGCCTTCAGCCAGGATGCCAACGGCAATCTGACCCAGATGGTCGATCCCCTCGGTACCACCCTCTACCGCTACGACGCCCGCAACCGGCTGACCGGGCATACCGACCCCTTCGGCAACACCATTGGCCACGACTACGACGCCGCCGGCAACCGCAGGTTGCTGATCTACCCCGACAACAAGAGGGTCGGCTACGACTACGACGCCCTCAACCGGCTCGCCAGCGTCACCGACTGGCTCGGCAACACCACCCAGTACGGCTACGACGCCGTCGGGAACCTGACCGGCCGCTACAACGACGGTGCCGGCACCGAGGCCCTGTTCGACTACGACGCCGCCAGCCGTCTGGCCAGCACCCTCGACGGGCGCACCGACACCAGCGTCATCGCCCGCTACGACCTCACCCTGGACGCCGTCGGTAACCGCACCGCCATCGCTCGCCAGGACCCCGTGGCCCCCGGCTATGTCTCGCAGAACACCCTCGCCGTTTACGACGATGCCGACCGCCTGACCAACCTCGGCGGCAGCCCGGTCAGTCACGACGACAACGGCAACCTGCTCAGCCAACCCGGCGGCAGCTACCAATACGACGGGGACAATCGCCTGATCGTCGCCAACGCCCAGCACTACGCCTATGACGGGCAAGGGCATCGGCTCGCGGCCACGCGCAGCGGTGTCATCACCCGCTATGTCCTCGACCTCGCCACCCCGCTCAGCCAGGTCCTGATGGAGCGGGACAGCGCCGGCAGCGCGGTGGCTTACTATATCCATGGCCTCGGCCTGATCGCCCGGATCAGCCCCAGCGGCGACGCCCGTTACTACCACTACGACGCCAACGGCAACACAGTGGCCCTCAGCGATGCCGGTGGGCTGCTCACCGACGCCTATGCCTACAGCCCCTTTGGCGAGCCGCTCGCCCAACAGGGCAGCACCCCCAACCCCTTCCGCTTCCTGGGGCAGTTTGGTGTCCAGCAGGAGGGTAACGGTCTCAACTTTGTCCGTGCGCGCTATTACCACCCGGCCACTGGGCGGTTCCTGAGCAAGGACCCGGTGAGCGGTAAGCCCGAATCCGGCCAGACGCTCAATCACTATGCCTATGCGCTGAATAATCCGGTGCGGTTCGTGGATGTGAGTGGGTTGTCGGCGAAAGAAGGGAGTGGCGCGAGTAATGTCTATGGGCCGAGCGATGAATTGCACTCTGGATACTTGGCTAACAGAACCGAAATAGCTTTGGGGGCAAGGAATCATAATAATGAAAAAGACCATTGGTTGAATGGCAGACTAAAGGAACTATGGCTCAAGGAGTTACCGCTAGAGTTTGTGACCGATTACGCGGTCAGTGGGCTAGAAGCAATCAGTCCTGTCGGCGGAGCTGTGGTTGGTCAAATGATGAGTATATTTGGAATCGTTACCACGATACTTGCGGAAACCCCGGAGATTGTCGAAAACTGGACTCCTGTTATCAAAGATATTCAAGAGCAGAAAAAAGGTGCGCAACCGACTACTTCGGGTGGTGTCACTTGGCGAATTAGCCAATGCGATGCAAGACCGGATTGGGAGGAGTGCACGTTCGGGCCGTGA
- a CDS encoding putative addiction module antidote protein: MTNKIKVADLPEFDMAQYLGTDEDVAEYLRQVLEDGEPGELAAALGHIAKARGMTEIAKASGLKREALYKALRPNAQPRLDTVQRVCKALGVTLTAKVTDPRETTPSRGCGLRQS; the protein is encoded by the coding sequence ATGACCAACAAAATCAAAGTTGCCGATCTACCGGAATTCGACATGGCCCAGTACCTCGGCACCGATGAGGATGTGGCGGAGTATCTGCGTCAGGTACTTGAGGACGGCGAGCCAGGAGAGCTTGCCGCCGCGCTCGGGCACATCGCCAAGGCACGCGGCATGACGGAAATCGCCAAAGCCTCCGGCCTCAAGCGCGAAGCCCTCTACAAGGCCCTGCGCCCGAATGCCCAGCCGCGGCTGGACACCGTGCAGCGGGTCTGCAAAGCACTGGGGGTCACGCTCACAGCGAAGGTAACCGATCCTCGCGAGACAACGCCGTCTCGTGGCTGTGGGTTGCGGCAGTCATGA
- the ybgC gene encoding tol-pal system-associated acyl-CoA thioesterase gives MIGPQSCPGRPIAVSHQERNPPFIWRVRVYYEDTDAGGVVYHASYLRFMERARTEWLREIGLEQGAVRASLNLGFIVRAASLDYRRGARLDDLLTVSVAIARRGGASLDFDQEVRRVLDGALCCRGLIKIACVASDSLRPKPLPPQLLAEIADVC, from the coding sequence ATGATAGGCCCCCAGTCATGCCCTGGCAGGCCCATTGCAGTGTCCCATCAGGAGCGAAACCCGCCCTTTATCTGGCGGGTGCGGGTCTATTACGAGGATACCGACGCCGGTGGCGTGGTCTATCACGCGAGCTATCTCCGTTTCATGGAGCGTGCCCGTACCGAGTGGCTGCGGGAGATTGGCCTTGAACAGGGGGCCGTTCGCGCTAGCCTGAACCTGGGTTTTATCGTGCGCGCCGCGAGTCTGGACTATCGCCGCGGCGCCCGGCTCGATGACCTGCTCACCGTGAGCGTGGCCATTGCCCGCCGTGGCGGGGCCAGCCTGGATTTTGATCAGGAGGTGCGCAGGGTCCTTGATGGCGCCCTCTGCTGCCGGGGCCTGATCAAGATCGCCTGCGTGGCCAGTGACAGCCTCAGGCCTAAACCCCTGCCCCCACAACTGCTGGCGGAGATCGCCGATGTATGCTGA
- the tolQ gene encoding protein TolQ, translated as MYAELSLLDLVLHASFVVQFVLLILVLASILSWTMIFDRARVLRKAARAAEEFERRFWSGGDLSALYRDLGQDDKSLTGLAAIFRSGFKEYVRLRKGEDGDPMAVIQGADRSMRVALSREMDRLETNLSFLATVGSTSPYIGLFGTVWGIMHSFHALGNVKQATLALVAPGISEALVATAIGLFAAIPAVIAYNRFADRVERINNRYEEFMEEFSTLLQRQGRG; from the coding sequence ATGTATGCTGAGCTTTCCCTCCTGGATCTGGTCCTGCACGCCAGTTTCGTGGTGCAGTTCGTACTGCTGATTCTGGTGCTGGCCTCGATCCTGTCCTGGACCATGATCTTCGATCGCGCGCGGGTGTTGCGCAAGGCGGCCCGGGCGGCGGAGGAATTCGAACGCCGTTTCTGGTCCGGCGGGGACCTCAGCGCCCTCTATCGCGACCTGGGCCAGGACGACAAGTCCCTGACCGGCCTCGCCGCCATCTTCCGCTCGGGTTTCAAGGAGTATGTGCGGCTGCGCAAGGGCGAGGATGGCGACCCCATGGCGGTCATCCAGGGCGCCGATCGCTCCATGCGCGTCGCCTTGAGCCGGGAGATGGACCGGTTGGAGACCAATCTCTCCTTTCTGGCCACCGTCGGCTCCACCAGCCCCTACATCGGCCTCTTTGGCACCGTCTGGGGCATCATGCACTCCTTTCACGCCCTGGGAAATGTCAAGCAGGCCACCCTGGCCCTGGTCGCTCCGGGCATCTCCGAGGCCCTGGTGGCGACGGCCATCGGCCTCTTTGCCGCCATCCCCGCGGTCATCGCCTACAACCGCTTCGCCGACCGGGTCGAGCGCATCAACAATCGCTACGAGGAATTCATGGAAGAATTCTCAACCCTGCTGCAACGCCAGGGGCGCGGCTGA
- the tolR gene encoding protein TolR, with product MRTKRVRRRPIAEINVVPYIDVMLVLLVIFMVTAPLITQGVNVELPKAEAEVISGETTDPVVITVDQFGDFYLDLGEERNLPVDAVTLQGRLGTVLRHNPKLPILVKGDAAVDYGKVVQAMVLAQGAGAPSVGLITVPPERPEP from the coding sequence ATGAGAACGAAGCGTGTGCGCCGCCGGCCCATCGCCGAGATCAATGTGGTGCCCTACATCGACGTTATGCTGGTGCTGCTGGTGATCTTCATGGTCACGGCGCCCCTCATTACCCAGGGCGTGAATGTCGAATTGCCCAAGGCCGAGGCCGAGGTCATTAGCGGGGAGACCACGGATCCGGTCGTCATCACCGTGGACCAGTTTGGCGATTTCTACCTGGACCTGGGTGAGGAACGCAATCTGCCGGTCGATGCCGTGACCCTGCAGGGCCGGCTCGGGACCGTCCTGCGGCATAACCCCAAACTGCCCATCCTGGTCAAGGGCGATGCCGCCGTGGATTATGGCAAGGTGGTCCAGGCCATGGTGCTGGCCCAAGGCGCCGGGGCGCCAAGCGTCGGGCTGATCACGGTGCCGCCGGAGCGCCCAGAGCCTTGA